The DNA segment ACCAGCACGGCGCTGTCGTCACCCGCGGGTCGTTCGAACGTCAAAGAAGGGTCTCGACGGCACGGTCGTGGCCCTGTTGCAATCCCGGATCCGTCTCCACCTCGCATCAACTTATTAGGTTTCCTCAGTGTTAGGGTACGTATGACCAGTTCGAAGGGGACGACGCCGATCACCGCAACGGGGCTGTCAGAGTCGCGCCTCGAGCATCTCGCCGACCGCGTGCGACCGGTGAACGATCGGCCCTCGATCCCGGTCCACACGCCGATCACGGACGAGGCGGTCGGGGCGATTCCAGCGTGCGAAGCGACGGACGTCGAACACGCGGTCGACCGTGCCCGTCGCGCCCAGTCCACGTGGAGCGAGACGCCGGTCGACGACCGGGCGGCCATCCTGGAACGGTTCGGCGACCTCGTCGCCGACCGTCGCGAGACGCTGCTGGACCTGATACAGCTCGAGACGGGCAAGTCGCGTCTCCACGCGCTGGAGGAGGTCGTCGACGTGCCGCTTACGTGTTCGTACTACGCGAGCGAGGGGCCGGGGATCCTGGCGGACGACCGTCGGACCGGCGCCGTCCCGCTCGCGACGACGGCGACGGTCACCCGTGACCCGGTCGGCGTCGTCGGGGTACTCTCGCCGTGGAACTATCCGATGACGCTCTCGATGACCGACGCGATCCCGGCGCTGCTGGCCGGGAATGCCGTGGTCTGCAAACCGGACGCGAAGACGCCATTTATCGCACTCGCGCTCGCGGAACTCCTCGAGGAGGCCGGCCTCCCGTCGGGGATCTTCCAGATCGTCACCGGCGAGGGAGCGACCGTCGGGCCGGCGCTGATCGACGCCGTCGACTACGTCGCGTTCACCGGAAGTACGGAGACGGGACGGTCCGTCGCCGAGCAGGCCGGCCGCAACCTGATCGGCTGTTCGCTCGAACTCGGCGGGAAGAACCCGCTGATCGTTCTCGACGACGCAAACGTCGAAACGGCGGCCCGCGGCGCCGTCGAGGGTGCGTTCACCAACGCGGGACAGCTCTGTCTCGCGCCCGAACGCATCTTCGTCGACGAGCGTCGGTACGAGGCGTTTCTCGACGCCTTCGTGGGTGCCACGCGGCGGCTCTCCGTCGGACTCGAATTCGACTACGGTCCCGACGTCGGCTCGCTCATCGATGGCGACCACCTGGCGTCCGTCGAGGCGCACGTCGAGGACGCCGTGTCGGACGGCGCGTCCGTCCTCACCGGCGGGCGCGCGCGACCGGACGTCGGCCCCTTCTGCTACGAACCGACGATCCTGACCGACGTCGATCCGGACGCGCGGGTCGCTTGCGAGGAGACGTTCGGACCGGTCGTCTCGGTGATGCCCGTCGCCGACGCGGACGACGCGATCGAGCGCGCCAACGACACCGACTACGGGTTGAACGCGAGCGTGTGGACGAGTGACCGGTCACGCGGCCGCGAGGTGGCCCGTCAGATCGACTGCGGAACCGTCTGCGTGAACGATCCCTACACGATCGGGTGGGGCGCCGTCGACGCGCCGATGGGCGGCTTCGGCGACTCCGGACTCGGCCGGCGGCACGGGCCCGAGGGTCTCACTCGCTTCACCGAATCGCGGACCATCGCGACCTCACGCGTCGGCCCCCTTGGCGCTCCGCCGGGCGTCCCGAAGTGGCTGTTTGCCCGCGCGTTCACCGGACTGACCGCCGTTCAGCGCCGCCTCACTAGGTGGGTGTCGTGAGGGATCCGACCGTCTTCCTCACCGGCTTCCCCGGCTTCCTCGGCTCCGCGCTGCTCGAACGGCTCCTCTCGCGTGGCGACGGACCGGTCGCCTGCCTCGTCCAGCCGAAGTACGCCGACGTCGCCCGGGAACGGGCGCGGGAGATCGCGGCCAACGTCCGTGGTACCGAGAGCGAATCGGTCGGACGCATCGGTAGCGACGACGATGCCGACGCCGTCGAGACCGTCTCCGACGATGGGGACGCCGACGCCATCCGCCTGGTCGAGGGCGACATCACGGACCCAGATCTCGGCCTCGGCGACGATCGTGACGCGCTCGACGCCGTCACCGAACTGTACCACCTGGCTGCGGTCTACGATCTCGGTGTCGAGCGCGACCTGGCGGAGGCGGTCAACGTCCGCGGGACGGAGCACGTCCTCGCGCTCGCCGAATCTCTCGATGTCGATCGCTTTCACTACGTCAGTACGTGCTACGTCAGCGGGCGGTACGACGGCGTGTTCACTGCGGACCACCTCCGCGAGGGTCAGTCGTTCAACAACCACTACGAGGAGACGAAGTATCGCGCCGAGGTCGCCGTCCAGGAGCGCATGGCCGAGGGCTTCCCGGCGACGATCTACCGCCCCGCCATCGTCGTCGGCGACAGCGAAACCGGCGAGACCGAGAAGTTCGACGGTCCCTACAACCTCTTGCAACTGATCCTCGCCCAGCCCCGCCTGCTCTCCGCGACGTTCACCCTTCCGAACTCGGCCGACGCCGAGCTGAACGTCGTCCCGCGGGACTTCGTCGTCGACGCCATCGCCCACATCAGCGCCCGGGGAGACGCGGTCGGCGAGGTCTACCAGCTCTGCGACCCGGCGCCGCTGTCC comes from the Halovivax cerinus genome and includes:
- a CDS encoding SDR family oxidoreductase codes for the protein MGVVRDPTVFLTGFPGFLGSALLERLLSRGDGPVACLVQPKYADVARERAREIAANVRGTESESVGRIGSDDDADAVETVSDDGDADAIRLVEGDITDPDLGLGDDRDALDAVTELYHLAAVYDLGVERDLAEAVNVRGTEHVLALAESLDVDRFHYVSTCYVSGRYDGVFTADHLREGQSFNNHYEETKYRAEVAVQERMAEGFPATIYRPAIVVGDSETGETEKFDGPYNLLQLILAQPRLLSATFTLPNSADAELNVVPRDFVVDAIAHISARGDAVGEVYQLCDPAPLSVPAFVDALADATDHRTVRLPTTMGIATAATNALDRLGIESDPHTFPYLDHPTRYACPNTTRALAGSDVSVPPFESYVDRLVAFAREHPDIRDEPMI
- a CDS encoding succinic semialdehyde dehydrogenase, which codes for MTSSKGTTPITATGLSESRLEHLADRVRPVNDRPSIPVHTPITDEAVGAIPACEATDVEHAVDRARRAQSTWSETPVDDRAAILERFGDLVADRRETLLDLIQLETGKSRLHALEEVVDVPLTCSYYASEGPGILADDRRTGAVPLATTATVTRDPVGVVGVLSPWNYPMTLSMTDAIPALLAGNAVVCKPDAKTPFIALALAELLEEAGLPSGIFQIVTGEGATVGPALIDAVDYVAFTGSTETGRSVAEQAGRNLIGCSLELGGKNPLIVLDDANVETAARGAVEGAFTNAGQLCLAPERIFVDERRYEAFLDAFVGATRRLSVGLEFDYGPDVGSLIDGDHLASVEAHVEDAVSDGASVLTGGRARPDVGPFCYEPTILTDVDPDARVACEETFGPVVSVMPVADADDAIERANDTDYGLNASVWTSDRSRGREVARQIDCGTVCVNDPYTIGWGAVDAPMGGFGDSGLGRRHGPEGLTRFTESRTIATSRVGPLGAPPGVPKWLFARAFTGLTAVQRRLTRWVS